In a single window of the Bacillus mycoides genome:
- a CDS encoding tyrosine-type recombinase/integrase, translating to MKQAGQPIQNEKQLETIKNILLQSSKRDGLLFVLAVNSGLKVSEILQLKVSDVIDEDENVRHSILFYNEKVKKHKWFAVNEDLQHAIEDYMKERKTWKRNEPLLKSQKGTKSITRQHAWYILNKAAKEVGLEGISSHTLRKTWGYCAYKSGVDIAFLQHFFDHSTPSKTLKYIGIA from the coding sequence ATGAAACAAGCAGGACAACCTATTCAAAACGAAAAACAATTAGAAACTATCAAAAATATACTTTTACAATCTTCGAAACGTGATGGCTTATTATTCGTATTAGCTGTAAATTCTGGCTTAAAAGTAAGTGAAATCTTACAATTAAAAGTTAGTGATGTAATCGATGAAGACGAAAATGTTCGCCATTCCATTTTATTTTACAATGAAAAAGTAAAGAAACATAAATGGTTTGCTGTAAATGAAGACTTACAGCACGCAATCGAAGACTACATGAAAGAACGTAAAACTTGGAAACGTAATGAACCATTATTAAAGTCTCAAAAAGGAACAAAGTCTATTACGAGACAACATGCATGGTACATTTTAAACAAAGCTGCAAAAGAAGTTGGATTAGAAGGGATTAGCTCACATACACTTCGAAAAACTTGGGGCTATTGTGCATACAAATCAGGTGTTGATATTGCATTTTTACAACACTTCTTTGATCACAGTACTCCATCCAAAACTTTAAAGTATATCGGTATTGCTTAA
- a CDS encoding DUF3924 family protein — MNTLTIELPKETAEKLDLLKKSYEKKTGATISESTLVQTLISKEFIQAITPFDLQQIINGKEQQ, encoded by the coding sequence ATGAACACATTAACAATTGAATTACCGAAAGAAACGGCTGAAAAACTTGATTTATTAAAGAAATCTTATGAAAAGAAAACAGGTGCTACAATTTCTGAAAGCACTCTCGTTCAAACACTTATCTCAAAGGAATTTATCCAAGCGATAACTCCTTTTGATTTACAACAAATCATCAATGGAAAAGAACAGCAGTAA
- a CDS encoding DUF72 domain-containing protein: MLFIGVTGWGDHDSLYINPYENRNKLRTYSEHFPIVEVDSSFYAIQSARNYTKWAMETPKDFSFIVKAYQGMTGHMKGEIPFSTFDEMFDVYKQSILPLIEANKLKMILFQYPPWFDCKVKNVDLLRYTKEKMEDLPCAIEFRNQTWFYPEMRDKTLQFLEKENWIHTICDEPQAGIGSVPLILEATNSDMALIRFHGRNVHGWLDKGENWRAVRCLYRYNSKELAEWVERLERLKKKTKDIFVLFNNNSGGDAADNAKQLMKMMNITYGEPKPEQLNLFE, translated from the coding sequence TTGCTTTTCATTGGAGTGACAGGGTGGGGAGATCATGATTCTTTATATATAAATCCCTATGAAAATAGAAATAAATTGCGAACTTATAGTGAACATTTTCCCATTGTGGAAGTAGATAGTTCATTTTATGCGATACAATCTGCGCGGAATTATACAAAATGGGCGATGGAAACGCCGAAAGATTTTTCTTTTATAGTAAAAGCCTATCAAGGAATGACAGGACATATGAAAGGGGAAATCCCTTTTTCTACGTTCGATGAGATGTTTGATGTGTATAAACAATCCATTCTTCCTTTAATAGAAGCAAATAAATTAAAAATGATTTTATTTCAATATCCACCATGGTTTGATTGTAAAGTGAAAAATGTAGATTTACTTCGATACACGAAAGAAAAAATGGAAGATTTACCATGTGCAATAGAATTTCGAAATCAAACATGGTTTTATCCAGAAATGAGAGATAAGACGTTACAGTTTTTAGAAAAAGAAAACTGGATTCATACAATTTGCGATGAGCCTCAGGCTGGAATAGGATCAGTACCGCTTATATTAGAGGCAACAAACTCGGACATGGCGTTAATACGTTTTCATGGCCGAAATGTTCATGGTTGGCTGGATAAAGGAGAAAATTGGAGAGCGGTTCGCTGTTTGTATCGTTATAATAGTAAAGAATTGGCGGAATGGGTAGAACGATTAGAGCGATTGAAAAAGAAGACGAAGGATATATTTGTATTGTTTAATAATAATTCGGGCGGAGATGCAGCGGATAATGCGAAACAGCTTATGAAAATGATGAACATTACATATGGTGAGCCGAAGCCTGAGCAATTAAATTTGTTTGAATGA
- a CDS encoding ATP-binding protein has translation MLPNDDIVSHEKRIEELENKVRLYEELVNQLPHHFTYKNPHIGLQIKKTRTTHSIQNIQKENKKADFQLTCDSLFLFEQLETYFVHIFDAFSHHVTFVDSKGNITLCNQAAADDFGVVRNDIIGKPIQQLLNLPEEQIKAIETLRTGTEIYNEEVLDKNYGILNNRIIRDYNGEIFRVISVFHYLNTERDAEKFSLAGRIAAGIAHEVRNPLTTVRGYLQFLQDNVSPSNKELFKSLLIPELDRANSIITKFLAISKTREFTREPFPINTFLREYIQQLLASEVFLHNISIDYEFSTELDGLLVNIDRHELVQVFLNLFQNAIDARGERPLSIQISSYRLDNFVRITFTDNGTGVPPAIQEYIFDPFFSTKDSGTGLGLSVTKKIIQNHNGTLKMSSNQNGTTFTISIPILPKANYERINH, from the coding sequence ATGCTTCCAAACGATGATATTGTATCTCATGAAAAACGAATAGAAGAACTAGAAAATAAAGTGCGGTTATATGAAGAGCTTGTGAATCAATTACCACATCATTTCACATACAAGAATCCACATATTGGTTTACAAATAAAGAAAACGAGAACGACTCATTCCATTCAAAACATACAAAAAGAGAATAAAAAGGCTGATTTTCAACTTACTTGCGATTCATTATTTTTATTTGAACAACTTGAAACATACTTTGTTCATATTTTTGATGCTTTTTCACATCATGTCACCTTTGTTGATAGTAAAGGAAATATAACTTTATGTAATCAAGCTGCAGCAGATGATTTTGGTGTAGTACGAAATGATATAATTGGAAAGCCAATTCAACAATTACTAAACTTGCCAGAAGAACAAATTAAAGCGATTGAAACATTAAGAACAGGAACAGAAATATATAATGAAGAAGTGTTAGACAAAAACTATGGTATTTTAAACAATCGAATTATTCGGGATTATAACGGAGAGATTTTTAGAGTTATTAGTGTCTTCCATTATTTAAACACAGAACGTGATGCAGAAAAATTTTCATTAGCAGGACGAATCGCAGCTGGGATTGCTCATGAAGTACGAAATCCCCTTACAACGGTACGTGGATACTTGCAATTTCTACAAGATAACGTTTCTCCATCCAATAAAGAATTGTTTAAAAGTCTACTCATTCCTGAACTAGATCGTGCAAATAGTATTATCACAAAATTTTTAGCCATTTCAAAAACGCGTGAATTTACTAGAGAACCTTTTCCCATCAATACGTTTTTACGCGAATATATTCAACAACTACTTGCTAGTGAAGTTTTTTTACACAACATTTCTATTGACTATGAATTTTCTACGGAATTAGATGGTTTACTTGTCAATATCGATCGTCATGAACTTGTGCAAGTTTTTTTAAATTTATTTCAAAATGCTATCGATGCTCGAGGCGAAAGACCTCTTTCCATTCAAATCTCTAGTTATCGCCTAGATAACTTTGTTCGGATTACTTTCACAGATAACGGAACTGGGGTTCCTCCAGCTATTCAAGAATATATCTTTGATCCATTCTTCTCAACAAAAGATTCAGGAACTGGACTGGGCTTGTCAGTAACGAAGAAAATTATTCAAAATCATAACGGTACATTAAAAATGTCTAGTAATCAAAACGGTACAACTTTCACTATTTCTATTCCAATTTTACCTAAAGCGAACTATGAACGAATTAATCATTAG
- a CDS encoding Gly-Xaa-Xaa repeat protein has product MLKGAQGTQGLAGATGATGPSGTPLPVTIAAIGNSNPQTISPGTNIQFNQVFELNNLIFNDTSDTLTILETGVYDISFSASTTFPGSSPSGFGISFNGQPPTRNFSTNVIGSAVSFSTIVTLTAGTTISVQPTVNTISIPNTGDTTATLSVFRIY; this is encoded by the coding sequence GTGCTCAAGGGTGCTCAAGGTACTCAAGGTCTGGCTGGTGCTACTGGCGCTACTGGACCGTCGGGCACACCACTCCCTGTAACTATAGCAGCAATAGGAAATTCTAATCCACAAACTATATCACCTGGAACGAATATCCAATTTAATCAAGTTTTCGAACTAAATAATCTCATTTTTAATGACACTTCAGATACTTTAACTATTTTAGAAACAGGAGTATACGATATTAGTTTCTCAGCATCTACAACCTTCCCGGGTTCTTCACCATCTGGATTCGGTATTTCATTCAACGGTCAACCACCTACTCGTAATTTTTCAACTAACGTTATCGGTAGTGCGGTTTCTTTCTCCACAATTGTTACTTTAACAGCTGGTACAACAATCTCTGTACAACCTACAGTAAATACTATTTCCATCCCTAACACTGGTGACACAACAGCTACACTATCAGTCTTCCGAATTTACTAA
- a CDS encoding transglycosylase domain-containing protein: protein MKLKNTHFKKTLEWFNKRKKLRNSLIVLGSLLATLFIVVNIIISIQDISELKQAVPQPTLIYDANNEVATKLASSKTEGVKRKDIPDIMVQAIVAVEDKEFFSHHGIYYSGIISAVFKNITAGEVVAGGSTITQQLAKNVFLTQDRTFSRKIKEYFLTKKIERTYTKDEIVEMYMNQIYFGEGAWGIKRAAKSYFDKEVKDLTISEAATIAGLIKAPSAYSPYKTFNKSIERRNVVLGLMKEQGYISEEQYNQEKESGLVLRRGVDDKYKGKYSQYVDYIVREAMDKYELTQNEILAGGYRIYTELDSKKQQAVEDVVNNDSYFKDSGSDQLMQTGVVLMNPKTGGVPALVGGRGPYQFLQFNHATQLKRQPGSTLKPLAVYVPALEQGYEVYDVLKDEPFNIKEYAPQNSDHTFHGNVTMYEAVAKSYNVSAVWLLEKIGLDKGLKSLERFGIPLEPEDHTYPIALGGMHVGTSPFVMAQAYSALANDGVQVEAHAIREIQNAEGKTIGKWYKKETRVTNEKVAQKMTYLLKGVIERGTGEKAKVNNIDTAGKTGTTQLVNGPSTGAKDSWFVGYTPDLVGAIWVGYDKTDSEHYVPGGSQITTTMFRDIMKKANGNPTQKAFQLSLIPEADYTKQLKTIEEEKRRKEEEKKRKEEEQQRKEQQNEWIDKVKEWIPFW from the coding sequence ATGAAATTGAAGAACACTCACTTTAAAAAAACGCTTGAGTGGTTCAATAAGAGGAAGAAACTACGCAATTCATTAATTGTATTGGGAAGTTTACTTGCTACTCTATTTATTGTTGTAAATATAATAATTTCCATTCAAGATATATCTGAATTAAAACAAGCTGTTCCACAACCGACTTTAATTTATGATGCAAATAATGAAGTTGCGACTAAATTAGCTTCTTCTAAAACAGAAGGGGTCAAAAGGAAAGATATTCCTGATATTATGGTTCAAGCAATTGTTGCAGTAGAAGATAAGGAATTTTTTAGTCATCATGGTATTTACTATAGTGGAATTATAAGTGCTGTATTTAAGAACATTACAGCCGGTGAAGTTGTGGCAGGTGGTAGTACAATTACACAACAACTTGCGAAAAATGTATTTTTAACGCAAGACCGTACATTCTCGCGTAAAATAAAGGAATACTTTCTAACGAAAAAAATAGAACGTACTTATACGAAAGATGAAATTGTTGAAATGTATATGAATCAAATTTATTTTGGTGAAGGTGCTTGGGGGATAAAAAGAGCAGCTAAATCTTATTTTGATAAAGAAGTAAAAGACTTAACGATTTCAGAAGCTGCAACGATTGCAGGATTAATTAAAGCGCCATCTGCGTATTCGCCGTATAAAACCTTTAATAAATCAATTGAAAGACGTAATGTCGTATTAGGTTTAATGAAGGAGCAAGGATATATTTCTGAAGAACAATATAATCAGGAGAAAGAATCAGGTCTTGTATTACGACGTGGTGTTGACGATAAATATAAGGGGAAATATTCTCAATACGTAGATTATATTGTTAGAGAAGCGATGGACAAGTATGAATTAACACAAAATGAAATTTTAGCAGGTGGCTATCGTATTTATACGGAACTTGACTCGAAAAAACAACAAGCGGTTGAAGATGTTGTGAATAATGATAGTTATTTTAAAGATAGTGGCTCAGATCAGCTTATGCAAACTGGAGTGGTCCTTATGAATCCAAAAACTGGCGGTGTTCCGGCTTTAGTTGGAGGCAGAGGTCCTTATCAATTTTTACAGTTTAATCATGCAACACAATTAAAAAGACAGCCAGGTTCAACGTTAAAGCCTCTTGCAGTGTATGTACCAGCGTTAGAACAAGGATATGAAGTATACGATGTCTTAAAAGATGAACCGTTTAATATTAAAGAATATGCACCACAAAATAGTGATCATACGTTCCATGGTAATGTGACGATGTATGAAGCGGTGGCAAAGTCATATAATGTTTCAGCAGTTTGGCTATTAGAGAAAATTGGATTAGATAAAGGATTGAAATCTTTAGAGCGGTTTGGTATTCCATTAGAGCCTGAAGACCATACGTATCCGATTGCTTTAGGAGGTATGCATGTAGGGACTTCACCATTTGTAATGGCTCAAGCGTATAGCGCACTTGCAAATGATGGTGTCCAAGTAGAAGCCCATGCCATTAGAGAAATCCAAAATGCTGAAGGGAAAACAATTGGAAAATGGTATAAGAAAGAAACTCGTGTGACGAACGAGAAAGTTGCCCAAAAGATGACATACTTATTAAAAGGTGTTATTGAAAGGGGAACAGGTGAAAAAGCGAAAGTTAATAATATCGATACCGCAGGCAAGACAGGGACTACCCAGCTTGTAAATGGACCAAGCACTGGTGCGAAGGATTCGTGGTTTGTTGGATACACACCGGATTTAGTAGGTGCGATTTGGGTAGGGTATGATAAAACGGATAGTGAGCATTATGTGCCAGGAGGCAGCCAAATTACAACGACAATGTTCCGGGATATTATGAAGAAAGCGAATGGAAATCCAACTCAAAAGGCATTTCAGTTATCGCTAATACCTGAGGCGGATTATACAAAACAATTAAAAACGATTGAGGAAGAAAAACGAAGGAAAGAAGAAGAGAAAAAACGAAAAGAAGAGGAACAACAAAGAAAAGAACAGCAAAATGAATGGATAGATAAAGTGAAAGAGTGGATTCCATTTTGGTAA
- a CDS encoding DUF47 domain-containing protein, whose product MVFKSKKDKFSEMLMNVSENLKEGAQFFVEYKIKNASDLKEFSMRMKEYESKGDSFIHEIIMELNKAFITPIEREDILQLAMSMDDVLDGLDHSAGLFEMYSITEADEYMIKFVEAINQCAIEIANSVELLSKKKLVDIRTNAIKIKDYESQCDDIRRHAIKHLFSREKDPIKIIQFKEIYEELEEVADSCQSVANVLETIIMKNA is encoded by the coding sequence ATGGTCTTTAAATCAAAAAAAGATAAATTTTCTGAAATGCTTATGAACGTTTCCGAAAATTTAAAAGAAGGCGCGCAGTTTTTCGTGGAGTATAAAATTAAAAATGCTAGCGATTTAAAAGAGTTTTCTATGCGCATGAAAGAGTATGAGTCAAAAGGTGACTCATTCATTCACGAAATCATTATGGAGCTAAACAAAGCGTTTATTACTCCTATTGAACGTGAAGACATCCTACAACTTGCAATGAGTATGGATGATGTATTAGACGGATTAGATCACAGTGCTGGTCTATTCGAAATGTATTCTATTACAGAAGCTGATGAATACATGATTAAATTCGTTGAAGCAATTAATCAATGTGCGATTGAGATTGCAAATTCTGTTGAACTACTTTCTAAAAAGAAATTAGTCGATATTCGTACAAATGCGATCAAGATTAAGGATTACGAGTCACAATGTGATGATATTCGCCGTCATGCGATTAAGCACTTATTCTCTCGTGAGAAAGATCCGATTAAGATTATTCAATTTAAAGAGATTTACGAAGAGCTTGAAGAAGTAGCTGATAGCTGTCAAAGCGTTGCAAACGTATTAGAAACAATCATTATGAAGAACGCGTAA
- a CDS encoding inorganic phosphate transporter, with protein sequence MDTLLILTVLVVICALAFDFINGFHDTANAIATAVSTKALKPRHAIVMAAIMNFLGAMTFTGVAKTITKDIVDPFALQNGSLVILAALLAAIVWNLITWYYGIPSSSSHAIIGAIAGAAIAAAGISSLNYKGFIKILEALIISPIIAFVIGYIVYSIFKVVFKNFNLTKTNKNFRIFQIFTAALQAYTHGTNDAQKAMGIITMALMANNYHTSGDIPFWVQLSCAIAMGLGTSVGGWKIIKTVGGQIMKIRPVNGVAADLSSSLVIFGATFIHLPVSTTHVISSSILGVGASHRVKGVKWGTAKRMLITWVITLPISASLAALFYYLLHLIF encoded by the coding sequence ATGGATACACTCTTGATACTGACCGTTTTAGTAGTCATTTGCGCTTTAGCTTTTGACTTTATCAATGGATTTCACGATACAGCAAACGCTATTGCAACGGCTGTTTCAACGAAAGCTCTAAAGCCTAGACATGCAATTGTTATGGCAGCTATTATGAACTTTTTAGGTGCGATGACATTTACAGGTGTAGCAAAAACGATTACAAAAGATATTGTTGACCCGTTTGCTTTGCAAAATGGTTCTCTTGTAATTTTAGCTGCTTTGCTTGCGGCAATAGTCTGGAATTTGATCACTTGGTACTATGGCATTCCAAGTAGTTCTTCGCATGCAATCATTGGCGCAATCGCTGGTGCAGCAATTGCTGCTGCTGGTATTAGCTCATTAAACTATAAAGGGTTTATAAAAATTCTTGAAGCTTTAATCATTTCACCGATCATCGCTTTTGTTATTGGTTACATCGTATATAGTATTTTTAAAGTGGTATTTAAAAACTTTAACTTAACGAAAACGAACAAGAACTTCCGTATATTCCAGATTTTCACCGCTGCATTGCAAGCTTATACGCACGGTACGAATGATGCACAAAAAGCAATGGGAATCATTACGATGGCTCTTATGGCCAATAACTATCATACTTCTGGCGATATCCCTTTCTGGGTACAATTATCTTGTGCAATCGCAATGGGTCTTGGTACTTCTGTCGGTGGTTGGAAAATTATTAAAACTGTCGGTGGACAAATTATGAAAATTCGTCCTGTAAATGGTGTAGCTGCCGATTTATCATCATCACTTGTTATTTTCGGCGCAACATTTATTCACTTACCGGTTAGTACGACGCACGTTATCTCTTCTTCTATTTTAGGAGTTGGTGCTTCACATCGCGTGAAAGGTGTAAAATGGGGAACTGCAAAACGCATGTTAATTACATGGGTTATTACACTTCCTATTTCAGCTTCTTTAGCTGCATTATTTTACTACTTATTACACTTAATCTTTTAA
- a CDS encoding sulfite exporter TauE/SafE family protein, with amino-acid sequence MEYIMLLFIGLIAGTVGSLVGLGGGIIIVPLLIGLHSLSPQLAVGTSMVTVVFTGLASTLTYMKHKRVDYKSGLILFIGSGPGGIIGSWANKFLNQDTFSLYFGIFLIFVSILLILRDKLKPLSLSNMTVIKRSFTDNEGNTVDYQFPPFLAIFIAFIVGFISGLFGIGGGALLVPAMMLLFAFPAHIAVATSMFIVFLSAIVSSLTHISLGNVSWAYALILIPGAWIGGKIGAYINTKLSGNAIINLLRITLIILGTRLIITSFL; translated from the coding sequence TTGGAATACATCATGTTACTTTTCATCGGATTAATCGCCGGGACAGTCGGGAGCCTAGTCGGACTTGGGGGCGGAATTATTATCGTTCCGTTATTAATTGGATTACACAGTTTATCACCACAACTCGCAGTAGGAACTTCTATGGTAACAGTCGTTTTTACAGGGCTGGCTTCTACCCTTACTTATATGAAACATAAACGGGTAGATTATAAAAGTGGACTTATTTTATTTATCGGGAGTGGCCCTGGTGGTATTATCGGATCATGGGCAAACAAATTTTTAAACCAAGATACATTTTCTTTATACTTTGGGATTTTTCTTATATTCGTCTCCATTCTTCTTATACTACGAGACAAATTGAAACCTCTTTCCCTATCAAATATGACTGTAATTAAGCGATCTTTTACAGATAACGAAGGAAATACTGTAGACTATCAATTCCCACCATTTCTCGCTATCTTTATTGCCTTTATAGTTGGATTTATATCCGGATTATTTGGAATCGGTGGTGGTGCCTTACTTGTGCCAGCGATGATGCTCCTTTTTGCGTTCCCAGCACACATTGCTGTAGCAACTTCAATGTTTATCGTATTTCTCTCAGCAATTGTAAGTTCTTTAACTCACATCTCTCTAGGAAATGTCAGCTGGGCTTATGCATTAATTCTTATTCCTGGTGCATGGATTGGCGGAAAAATCGGGGCTTATATTAACACAAAATTAAGCGGTAATGCAATAATTAATTTATTACGTATCACATTAATTATTCTTGGAACTAGATTAATCATTACTTCATTTTTATAA
- a CDS encoding Crp/Fnr family transcriptional regulator, translated as MILHKGDVLFRQGEDGPLYFIKTGLLKVIRLEEDGTPFLFNIIVPGETIPHHSLISPKEYHGTAIALMKTEVEPIISNEWYDKLQANPASYENIAIQLQSKLRMMQQRIDQLTTVSPKERLHRLQEWFTFYLGDIPIYEILTQTEIGQLIGVRRETVNRLLREQAKNEVK; from the coding sequence TTGATTCTACATAAGGGAGATGTATTATTCCGTCAAGGTGAGGACGGTCCATTATATTTTATAAAAACAGGTTTATTAAAAGTGATTCGGTTAGAAGAAGACGGAACACCATTTTTATTTAATATTATCGTTCCTGGTGAAACGATACCTCACCATTCTTTAATTTCACCGAAGGAATATCACGGTACAGCTATCGCTTTAATGAAAACAGAAGTCGAGCCTATAATTAGCAATGAATGGTACGACAAACTTCAGGCAAATCCTGCATCATATGAAAATATCGCTATACAATTACAATCGAAGTTAAGAATGATGCAACAGCGTATCGATCAATTGACAACTGTCTCTCCTAAAGAGCGCCTTCATCGTTTACAAGAGTGGTTCACCTTTTATTTAGGTGACATCCCTATTTATGAAATATTAACACAAACTGAAATTGGTCAGCTCATAGGTGTACGCCGCGAAACAGTAAATCGCTTACTTAGAGAACAAGCAAAAAACGAGGTAAAATAA
- the hmpA gene encoding NO-inducible flavohemoprotein yields the protein MLSAKTIEIVKSTVPLLQEKGVEITTRFYQILFSEHPELLNIFNHTNQKKGRQQQALANAVYAAAMYIDNLEAIIPVVKQIGHKHRSLGIKAEHYPIVGTCLLRAIKEVAGAPDEVLNAWGEAYGVIADAFISIEAGMYEEAAHKEGGWKDFRNFVIVKKVKESDVITSFYLKPEDGGKVSSFIPGQYVTIQINIKGETYTHNRQYSLSDAPGKEYYRISVKKEKGVDTPDGKVSNYLHDHVGEGDVLPVSAPAGDFVLNMESTLPVVLISGGVGITPMMSMLNTLIEQESKRNVCFVHAAINSNTHAMKEHVETVEKEYEQVKAYTCYSSPTEQDVEMKNFDQEGFIEREWLQTIIPTTEAEFYFCGPVPFMKHINAALIDLGVKQENIHYEFFGPAASLQ from the coding sequence ATGTTGAGTGCAAAAACAATTGAAATCGTAAAGTCAACAGTACCGTTATTACAAGAAAAAGGCGTTGAGATTACAACGAGATTTTATCAAATTTTATTTTCGGAACATCCGGAGTTATTGAATATTTTCAACCATACGAACCAGAAAAAAGGAAGACAACAACAAGCATTAGCAAATGCTGTTTATGCAGCTGCAATGTACATTGATAATTTAGAAGCTATTATTCCAGTTGTAAAACAAATCGGTCATAAGCATAGAAGTTTAGGTATTAAAGCAGAGCATTATCCAATAGTAGGTACATGCTTACTACGAGCGATTAAAGAGGTCGCAGGCGCGCCTGATGAAGTTTTAAATGCATGGGGAGAAGCGTATGGCGTCATTGCTGATGCATTCATTAGCATTGAAGCGGGTATGTATGAAGAAGCTGCACATAAAGAAGGTGGGTGGAAAGATTTCCGCAACTTTGTGATTGTTAAAAAAGTGAAGGAAAGCGACGTTATTACATCATTTTATTTAAAACCTGAAGATGGCGGGAAAGTTTCTTCATTCATCCCAGGACAATATGTAACGATTCAAATAAATATTAAAGGTGAGACATATACACATAATCGTCAATATAGCTTGTCTGATGCTCCAGGAAAAGAATATTATCGTATTAGTGTAAAGAAAGAAAAAGGTGTAGATACACCAGATGGTAAAGTATCTAATTACTTACATGATCATGTAGGGGAAGGGGATGTCTTACCAGTAAGTGCACCAGCGGGAGATTTCGTATTAAATATGGAGTCAACATTACCTGTTGTACTAATTAGTGGTGGAGTAGGTATTACACCGATGATGAGTATGTTAAATACGTTAATTGAACAAGAATCCAAGCGTAATGTATGCTTTGTTCATGCAGCGATAAATAGTAATACACATGCGATGAAAGAGCATGTTGAGACAGTAGAAAAAGAGTATGAACAAGTTAAAGCATATACTTGCTATTCTTCACCGACAGAGCAAGATGTGGAAATGAAGAATTTTGATCAAGAAGGATTCATTGAACGTGAATGGTTACAAACTATTATTCCAACAACTGAAGCAGAATTTTATTTCTGCGGTCCAGTACCATTTATGAAACATATAAATGCAGCATTAATTGATTTGGGTGTTAAACAAGAGAACATTCATTATGAATTTTTCGGTCCCGCAGCAAGCTTACAATAG
- a CDS encoding site-2 protease family protein, whose product MKNNKKGLWGVIVAIGLFLLSKLKWVFAIFKLAKFSTVFSMFLSLGAYAVIYGWKFGVALVYLLFVHEMGHLWAARKKGIPTSPAIFIPFMGALIGMKEMPKNAKDEAYIAYMGPLFGLLSFLPAIPLYIITKEPFWALIILLGSMINFFNLIPVSPLDGGRIISVVSTKIWGAGLVLLLGYSIYFKSILGGFIFIIGCMELYRVIKRDEPIKELGYKIDGMTGYVARLEEELKETGAVHRTIYMIHHEMNVLRQREREKELKTGELQKIEVLEYLLPKFEPLDYVPYEDEKEMHTIHIREAFEMSERKLNEWETEKEQQENYYKVDTKTKWTVFACYIGLMAILGYTAYEGYVVLQEHLPRRSL is encoded by the coding sequence ATGAAAAATAATAAAAAAGGATTATGGGGAGTTATAGTTGCAATAGGGTTATTTTTACTATCTAAGTTAAAATGGGTATTTGCAATTTTTAAGTTAGCAAAATTTTCAACAGTATTTAGTATGTTTTTATCGCTTGGTGCATACGCAGTCATATATGGTTGGAAGTTTGGGGTAGCACTCGTATATTTATTGTTTGTACATGAGATGGGGCATTTATGGGCAGCGAGAAAGAAAGGGATACCAACATCGCCAGCAATCTTCATACCATTTATGGGAGCTCTTATTGGGATGAAAGAGATGCCGAAAAATGCAAAAGATGAAGCTTACATTGCATATATGGGACCTCTTTTCGGATTGCTTTCATTTTTACCTGCGATCCCACTGTATATAATCACGAAAGAGCCGTTTTGGGCGCTTATTATTTTACTTGGAAGTATGATTAATTTCTTTAATTTAATTCCAGTTTCTCCATTAGATGGTGGACGAATAATTTCAGTTGTAAGCACGAAAATTTGGGGAGCAGGGCTAGTTTTACTACTCGGCTATTCTATTTACTTCAAGAGTATTTTAGGAGGATTTATTTTTATTATCGGCTGTATGGAACTATATAGAGTAATAAAGAGAGATGAGCCGATTAAGGAATTAGGATATAAAATCGATGGAATGACAGGATATGTTGCTAGGCTTGAAGAGGAATTAAAAGAAACTGGTGCGGTGCATCGAACGATTTATATGATTCACCATGAAATGAACGTATTAAGACAAAGAGAACGTGAAAAAGAATTAAAAACAGGAGAACTTCAAAAGATTGAAGTGCTAGAGTACCTTTTACCAAAATTTGAGCCACTTGATTATGTCCCATATGAAGATGAAAAAGAAATGCATACAATTCATATAAGAGAAGCATTTGAAATGTCAGAAAGAAAATTAAATGAATGGGAAACAGAAAAGGAACAACAAGAAAATTATTATAAAGTCGATACGAAAACGAAATGGACAGTATTTGCTTGTTATATCGGATTAATGGCTATACTCGGTTATACAGCTTATGAAGGTTATGTTGTTTTACAAGAGCATTTACCAAGGAGAAGTTTGTAG